The genomic segment GTCCCGCGGCGAGAGAATCCTAGAGAAACCATTGTCAGAAAGCAGAGGCGAGCGAAATGACGCGGCGGGTCGCAGTGTTTGTTTATGGGGTGTTGAGCTACGCGGTCGGGTTCGGCGTGCTGCTGTACCTGATCGGCTTCATCGGCAAATTCTTGGTCCCCACATCGATCGACGGACCTCTGCAGGGTTCGCTTGTCGGCGCGGTTGCGGTCAACCTGGGGCTGATCCTGGCGTTCGCCGTGCAGCACAGCGTGATGGCCCGCCCCGCGTTCAAGCGGTGGCTGGTCCGGCGCATCCCTGCTGAGGCGGAACGCAGCACTTACGTGCTGGCGAGCGGCCTGACGCTGATCGCCCTGTTCGCGCTCTGGCGGCCCATGGGCGGGATCGTCTGGGACGTGCAGCAACCGGCGGCCCGCGTCGCACTGTTCGCGCTGTTCGCCGCGGGCTGGGTGACGGTGTTCGGGTCGTCGTTCCTGATCAACCACTTCGACCTGTTCGGCTTGCGGCAGGTGTGGCTCTGCCTGCGGGGCAAGCCCTACACGCCGCTCGAATTCAAGACGCCCGGCCCGTACTCGCTGGTGCGTCACCCTCTTTACGTCGGCTGGATCACGGCCGCCTGGGCGACCCCCACGATGGGCGCCGCGCACCTGGCGTTCGCCGTGGCAATGACCGCCTACATCCTGGTAGCAATCCGCTGGGAGGAACGCGACCTGGTCGACGCCCTCGGGCAGGACTATGCCGACTATCAGCAACGCGTGCCGATGCTCGCCCCGCGGCTGCGTCGTGCGAAGAAGTCACAGGTGGAGGGCGCCGCGGCCTGAGGAACCCGGCGCCAACTCAGAAACCCCGGCCTCGCAAGACGCGTGGCCGGGGTTTTTTTGTCATTCGGTGGTTAGTGGCGCGGGGCTAAATCTGGATGCTCGGCGCAGTGCGCTGGGCGTCGTCGTCGAGTTCGAAGTAGCTCGACTCTTCAAAACCGAACATGCTGGCGATCAGGTTGGTGGGGAACGCGCGGCAGAGCTGGTTCAGCTCGCGGACGTTGCCGTTGAAGAACCGCCGCGCGGCGGCGATGCGGTCCTCGGTGTTGGTCAGCTCTTGCTGGAGCGCCAGGAAGTGCGTGTCGGCCTTCAGGTCGGGGTACGCCTCGGCCACGGCGAGCAGCTTGCCGACGCCGATCCCCAGCGCCCGCTCGTCCACCGCCTGCGACGCGGCCGAGCCCTCGTTGCGCATGGCTTGGGAGCGGAGCTTGGCGATCTCCTCAAACACGCTCTGCTCGTGCGCGGCGTAGCCCTTGACGGTTTCCACCAGGTTGGGGATCAGGTCGTACCGCCGCTTCATCTCGACGCTGATGTCCGACCAGCTCTCGCGCAGGTGCTGCCGCACCCGCACCAGGCGGTTGTAGTTGGCCAGCACAAACACGCCGACCAGGAGGAAGGGTACCCCGATGACCAGCAGCATCACGATGGCGGCTTCGTTCATACTAGAGTTGCTGTGCGCGGGGCAGGCGTTTGCGTGGCTGGCCGGGGCGTGGTTCCTATCGCGATAGCCTACGCCCGGCTCTTGAGGTCCGCCAGCACGTGCTGCGGCCAGCGATCGAAGAACATGGTGAGCCACTCGACGTAGTGGGGAAACTCCTCCGGCTTCCACTTGCCGCTCTGGGTGACCAGCACGTGGCCCTGGCAGATGGCGAGCGTGGGCCCGCGGGTGGCGAGCAGGAACTCCATCATCCGCGGGTGCACAACGTCGTACGCGAAACGCTTGTCCGCGCCGCTTACGTGGAACTTGTTGCTGAACTCGACGGACTCGAAGTCGATGTCGTCGAAGCCGAAGAACGCGCCGATTTTGTCGAACATCCCCTCGGGGCGGATGGTCATGTTGGGGACCTCTGGGTGCGGGAGGTCCGCGAGCAGGTAGCTGAAGTGGTGGTGGTGGGTGGTGGTGCGTCCCTTGCTGTTGGTGGACTGCGTCTGGTAGTGGAAGTCGCCCGCCTTCAGAGCGCAGGATTGCCCGTCCACCTCGAGGCTGCCGAACAGCGAGTTGTACGCGTAGCGTCCGTTGCCCTGGCGGAAGTTGCGGAACTGGCGGAAGTGGTCGTCGTGGTCGCGGTCGCGGTCGGCGACAAACGTCCAGCCACGCTCGGCGGCGATCGCCGAGAGTGCGTCGCGGCGGGCCTGGGCGGCGCGGTGCGAGAAGATCGCCCCCACGACGATCAGCACGAGCACGGCGGCGATGATGATGAAGGGGAGCAAGCGGTCCCTCGGGTTGGGGGCGTCGGATCTGGCCGTGGGGGTATCTTAGACGCGTATTCGCTGGGGATCGAGGAATCTTGGGCAAATGGACGCGCGGCCGAGCCGCGATGCTTCATGCGCCCGATGACGGCGGTTCCCGGAAACTGCGGGGATCAAAAACCGAAGGGCCCGGTCTTGCGACCGGGCCCTCACGTCCCCCCCAATCTTATCAGCCGCCGCCTGCCTCTTCGGATTGCTCCGTGTGCCTCGCGGGCGGTGGCCGACTTCGCTAGCTCAACTTGATCTCACTCTACTTCAGCCCGGCTCCGTTCGTGTCGGAGTAGCTCGCCTGCCGGACGCCGGCGGGCGTGGTGCGGAACGGCTTCTCCTCTTCGTACAGCTTCAGCCGCTCGGCGTACTCGCTCTGGTCGCTGGAGGGCGCCAGAGAGATAGCCTCCTTGATGGTCTCGATGGCGGACGGGAAGTCGCCCGCGGCGGCCTGGGCGGCGGCCAGCGTGTCGAGGCAGATGTCGTCCTCGGCGCCGGACAGCTCAATCGCCCGGCTGGCGTTCGCCACGGCCCGCTGCCCGTCCTGGTACGAACGGTCGGGGCAGGTGGCCTGCAGCCAGGCCAGGTTGCGGTGGGCAATGGGGTCCTGGGGATCGAGGTCGATCGCCCGGACGTACCCGGCCGCGGCCTGGGCGTAGCGTCCCATGTCGACCAGCAGGTCGGCCCGGCAGGTGGCGATGCCGGCGTCCTCGGGCGACAGCAGGGCGGCCGCCTCGAAGTGCTGCAGGGCTTCCTCCAACCGGCCCAGCACGTGGCACACGCGGCCGCGTCCCTTGTGGGCGATGATCAGGTCCGGGTCGAGCGAGATGGCCCGCTTGTAGTCGGAGAGGGCGGTCTCGAACTCGCCGGCCTGCACGTACAGCGAAGCGCGGTTCGAGTGGGCCTTGGCAAACTTCGGGTTCAGCTCGATCGTCTTGTTGAACGCGTCGAAGGCCTGCGAGAAGTCGCCCGACTGGGCCATCAGCACGCCGCGGTTGTGGACCGCCCGCCACTGGCCGGCGTCCTTGGTGACCGCGTCGTTGAAGTCGACCATGGCCTCCTTCATCATGCCGAGGTCCGCCTTCAGCTCGCCACGCTTGTTGAGCGCCCAGGAGGCGAGCTCGTTGCTGTACTGCACGGCGACCTCCGACTCGTCGATCGCCAGCACGTGGCGGCACTGCTGCACCACACGGGTGAACTCTTCCTCACTCTGCGCGTCGCGGGCCAGGTAGTGGGCCTCGGCGAGCAGGGCGGCGGCCCGCTCGGAGCACTGCTTGGCCTGCTCCTCCTCGGCGACCTTTACCGGGT from the Posidoniimonas corsicana genome contains:
- the mddA gene encoding methanethiol S-methyltransferase, with amino-acid sequence MTRRVAVFVYGVLSYAVGFGVLLYLIGFIGKFLVPTSIDGPLQGSLVGAVAVNLGLILAFAVQHSVMARPAFKRWLVRRIPAEAERSTYVLASGLTLIALFALWRPMGGIVWDVQQPAARVALFALFAAGWVTVFGSSFLINHFDLFGLRQVWLCLRGKPYTPLEFKTPGPYSLVRHPLYVGWITAAWATPTMGAAHLAFAVAMTAYILVAIRWEERDLVDALGQDYADYQQRVPMLAPRLRRAKKSQVEGAAA
- a CDS encoding LemA family protein yields the protein MNEAAIVMLLVIGVPFLLVGVFVLANYNRLVRVRQHLRESWSDISVEMKRRYDLIPNLVETVKGYAAHEQSVFEEIAKLRSQAMRNEGSAASQAVDERALGIGVGKLLAVAEAYPDLKADTHFLALQQELTNTEDRIAAARRFFNGNVRELNQLCRAFPTNLIASMFGFEESSYFELDDDAQRTAPSIQI